In the genome of Candidatus Nanopelagicales bacterium, one region contains:
- a CDS encoding O-succinylbenzoate synthase, with translation MATDQALATILAHATPFQLPLNTTFRGVTTREGLLISGTSGWGEFAPFLEYDDPTCARWLAAAIEAAFGRWPAPVRDAVPTNAIVPAVGVQAATELTTRAYERDGCTTVKVKVAQAGQTLDDDLARVAAVRSALRRAGAAEAHIRIDANAAWTVEQAVTGLVELDVVAGGLQYAEQPCATLAELAEVRRRVPVPIAADESIRTADDPIV, from the coding sequence GTGGCCACTGACCAGGCGCTCGCGACGATTCTGGCCCACGCGACCCCGTTTCAGTTGCCACTGAACACAACCTTCCGCGGCGTGACGACCCGCGAGGGTCTGCTGATCAGCGGGACGAGCGGCTGGGGTGAGTTCGCGCCGTTCCTCGAGTACGACGATCCGACGTGCGCCCGGTGGCTCGCCGCAGCGATCGAGGCGGCCTTCGGCCGGTGGCCAGCACCAGTTCGCGATGCGGTGCCTACTAACGCGATCGTTCCCGCCGTGGGTGTGCAAGCCGCGACGGAGTTGACGACCCGAGCCTATGAACGCGACGGCTGCACCACTGTCAAAGTAAAGGTGGCGCAGGCTGGCCAGACCCTCGACGACGATCTGGCCAGGGTTGCGGCCGTGCGTTCGGCGTTGCGCCGCGCGGGCGCGGCCGAGGCCCACATCCGAATCGACGCCAATGCGGCCTGGACGGTGGAGCAAGCCGTCACTGGGCTGGTCGAGCTGGACGTGGTCGCCGGCGGCTTGCAGTACGCCGAACAACCGTGCGCGACGCTCGCTGAACTCGCCGAGGTCCGCCGTCGAGTTCCGGTACCGATCGCCGCTGACGAGTCGATCCGAACCGCTGACGACCCGATCGT